The nucleotide sequence TTGCGGTTCGCGTTCATCGCGCTGATCCTTTCCATCAGCGTCGCACCCTCGCGCGCGCAGGGGCCCGGCGCGATCCGCTTCGCCGAGATCGGCGAAAAAGCCGGTGTGCGCCATGTGCATCAGACGCGCAAGTTCAAGGGCGCGCATGGCGACGTGCTGGGCATGTTCACCTCGGGCGGCTCGTCAGTGGCCGTTGGCGATTTTGACAATGACGGCTGGGACGACATGTTTGTCACCAGCTCAGACGAAGGCAAGTTCAATAAACTGTTTCGTAATAGTCACAACGGCACGTTTGAGGATGTTACCGAGGAGGCGGGCGAAGTGGCGCATGGCAATGATCCGCTGTCCATCGTCTCCGACGCGCTGTGGTTCGATTATGACAACGACGGCTGGCGCGATCTGCTCGTGGTGCGCTTCGGCACGCCGCTGCTCTATCACAACGAGAAGGGTGATTCCTTCACGGATGTGAGCACAGGCTCGGGCCTCAACAAGTTTGCCAACACCATTGCCGCCATCTCCATTGACTACGACCGCGATGGCGATCTCGATTTGCTCTTCGGCAATTACTTCAAGCCGGAGAACCTGCTGGCATTGAAGGACCCGAAGGTGCTGCCGAACAATCTGGACGACGCCATCAACGGCGGCGGCCTTACGCTGTGGCGCAACGACGGCGCGGGGAAATTTTCCGACGCCACCGCGCGGGCTGGTTTTGAAAATCATACTGGCTGGACGCTGGACGTGGGTGCGGGCGATTTCGACAACGACGGCGACCCCGATGTATATGTCGCCAGCGACTACGGCATGGATCGCGTTTATCTGAATAATGGTGATGGAACTTATAAGGATGTCTCCGCCACCGCCATCGGCAAGGACACCAAGAAGGGCATGAACGCCGAGGTTGCCGACTACGACAACGATGGCTGGCTCGACGTGTATGTCACCAACATCACCGACGAGTATATGAAAGAATGCAACATGCTCTGGCACAACGATGGCAACTGGGCCACTGGAAATGGAACATTCACGGACCTCTCGAAGGAGACCGGCTCGTGCGACACGCTGTGGGGTTGGGGCGCGAAGT is from Acidobacteriota bacterium and encodes:
- a CDS encoding CRTAC1 family protein; this encodes MTRRIYRAATGRERCSGIADQRATAPFRSRLCLRFAFIALILSISVAPSRAQGPGAIRFAEIGEKAGVRHVHQTRKFKGAHGDVLGMFTSGGSSVAVGDFDNDGWDDMFVTSSDEGKFNKLFRNSHNGTFEDVTEEAGEVAHGNDPLSIVSDALWFDYDNDGWRDLLVVRFGTPLLYHNEKGDSFTDVSTGSGLNKFANTIAAISIDYDRDGDLDLLFGNYFKPENLLALKDPKVLPNNLDDAINGGGLTLWRNDGAGKFSDATARAGFENHTGWTLDVGAGDFDNDGDPDVYVASDYGMDRVYLNNGDGTYKDVSATAIGKDTKKGMNAEVADYDNDGWLDVYVTNITDEYMKECNMLWHNDGNWATGNGTFTDLSKETGSCDTLWGWGAKFADFDNDGWLDLFATNGLRSGSKENYVPLIFEMLIKPGVDFSDVSSWPAIGDRTWSGYQKKKLMRNLDGQAFKDISAAAGVDNEFDGRGVAIADFDNDGRLDFYQTNADQPALMYHNETTAARNWVAVQLVGTKSNRDAIGARITLKADGREWIREVDGGNGYSGQSTQRVHYGLGAISKIDSVEILWPSGAKQKVSVPMNQISTIHEDKGVISK